A part of Tachyglossus aculeatus isolate mTacAcu1 chromosome X3, mTacAcu1.pri, whole genome shotgun sequence genomic DNA contains:
- the STX17 gene encoding syntaxin-17 — protein MSEDEEKVTLRRLEPAIQKFIKVAVPTDLERLRKHQMNIEKYQRCRLWDQLHEEHINAGRTVQQLRSNIREMEKLCLRVRKEDIRVLKRMIDPVKEVASAAIVEFLRLHSESAEELERQLHADGSSVHGPMTRSLTVGGPLPTPEAEEYPYSLIQLEAPLPEIPQDQNAAESWSALEEDLIALNQLVMDFSLLVSAQQEKIDRIEDHVNTAAVNVREGKRSLSKAARYKLAALPVAGAVLGGMVGGPIGLLAGFKVAGIAAALGGGLLGFTGGKLIQRKKQKMMEERSSSCPDLPSQRDKKSS, from the exons ATgtctgaagatgaggagaaagtGACCCTGCGTCGCCTCGAGCCAGCCATCCAGAAATTCATCAAGGTGGCAGTCCCCACCGACCTGGAGAGGCTGCGAAAGCATCAGATGAACATTGAGAAG TATCAGCGTTGCCGACTTTGGGACCAGCTTCACGAAGAACACATCAACGCAGGCCGAACCGTTCAG CAGCTGCGATCTAACATCCGAGAAATGGAGAAGCTTTGTCTCCGAGTCCGGAAGGAAGACATCCGAGTTCTGAAGAGAATGATCGATCCCGTGAAAGAAGTAGCCTCCGCTGCCATAGTGGAGTTTCTCCGACTCCATTCCGAATCGGCGGAAGAACTGGAGAGGCAGCTCCATGCAGACGGCTCTTCGGTCCACGGCCCCATGACCAGGTCCTTGACTGTGGGAG GACCCCTCCCTACGCCCGAAGCGGAGGAGTACCCCTACAGTTTAATTCAGTTGGAGGCGCCTCTCCCCGAAATCCCTCAAGATCAAAACGCCGCCGAGTCCTGGAGcgctttggaggag GATTTGATCGCGCTCAACCAGCTGGTGATGGATTTCTCGTTGCTTGTCAGT GCTCAGCAGGAGAAGATTGACAGAATTGAAGACCATGTCAACACTGCCGCTGTGAACGtgcgagaggggaagagaagcttGAGCAAG GCTGCGCGATACAAGCTGGCAGCCCTGCCCGTGGCAGGTGCGGTCCTCGGCGGCATGGTGGGAGGCCCCATCGGGCTCCTCGCAGGCTTCAAAGTGGCAGGAATCGCAGCTGCTCTCGGCGGCGGGCTGTTGGGCTTTACGGGCGGAAAACTGATTCAAAGGAAGAAGCAGAAAATGATGGAGGAGCGCTCCTCCAGCTGCCCCGACCTCCCCAGCCAGAGGGACAAGAAGTCGAGCTGA